The DNA region TGCCTTGCCCGGTTGACGCGGCTCTTGATGGTGCCAACGTCGCAATCAAGTATGCGCGCCGCATCAAGATAGCTTTCGCCGAATGCCCCCACAAGGATGATGGCCTCGCGGTAATGCGTGGGCATGTCGCGCAAAGCGGCGCCGAGCTCGATTGCCTGCATGTGCCATTCCTGCCCCGGCTGGACCTGCGGCAGAGGCGACACGCAATCGACGCCTCCGGTCTGTTCGCGGGCAGATTTCCGGCAATTGGTATAGAAGCGGTTGCGCATGATGGTAAACAGCCAGGCGCGCAGATTGGTGCCCTGCTGATAGCTGTCGGCATATTCTATCCCGCGCAGCAAGGTTTCCTGAACCAAATCCTCGGCATCCGTCACGGATCTGCACAGCGCGCGGGAATAGGCCCGCAGTGCGGGAATCTGCTCAAGGATGTCATCCTTCATGGACCTTCTCCTCGCTTCAACAGGAAGAATGCGGAACAATGTTTGCGTTCGGACCGGGACCGGGACCGGGCCGGTTTCAAGCGCCGTCGGCGCACCTCTTCAGCCTTGCGGCTTTTCAAGGGCCCTTGCCAACTGGCTGGCAAGTTCACGCAGGCGCGGAGAGATCGGCTCCTTGAGTATCCGACCCACAAGCTCGGACAGGGCCTTGTCCAG from Paracoccus sp. MBLB3053 includes:
- a CDS encoding sigma-70 family RNA polymerase sigma factor translates to MKDDILEQIPALRAYSRALCRSVTDAEDLVQETLLRGIEYADSYQQGTNLRAWLFTIMRNRFYTNCRKSAREQTGGVDCVSPLPQVQPGQEWHMQAIELGAALRDMPTHYREAIILVGAFGESYLDAARILDCDVGTIKSRVNRARQMLRRVLEPEL